Part of the Brassica oleracea var. oleracea cultivar TO1000 chromosome C8, BOL, whole genome shotgun sequence genome is shown below.
GAATACCATTGGTCCTGCCATGGGCATTGAAGCTCTCAAGTATATCAGTTACCCTGCTCAGGTAACTTAGTCATTGTTTTGTAATAAGCAATGTTCTAGAAATTGCAGGTAGTTAGGCACTTTATATGAGATTATTAATTAAGCGGGCGTCTTAGGATGTATTTTGAATGACTAGACCGATTTAAAAAAAAATTTGCTAGAAAAATCATTTTGTTTAGGTCTGATTTGCCGACTAGGCATCGATTTTTAGAACACTGGTAATAACCTACTTCAGCTAAGAGCCTAAGACCATCTCTAATTGTTCACTCTATTTGTAACTCTATAATAGAGTTGAGTTATACTCCAATAGTACTCTATTTTAGAGTGCAAAATAGAGCCATGAACAAAAAATAAACAAGTTACTCTATATATAGAGTGAACTCACTATTATAGAGTGAGAAATATAGTACCATTGGAGCATTTTTACTTCAAACTCTATTTTAGTGTGAAAATAGAGTGGAATTGAAGATGCCGGGTTCATGTTTTAACCATTTCCTAACTATTATTGATTTTTTTTCCTGCAGGTCCTGGCGAAGTCTTCTAAAATGATTCCAGGTGAGGTTCCTATTTAGAGCGTTAATTATTTGTTCTTCATTTAGATAAATCAAGATTTTCTTGTATACTCTCTAATGCTTTTTTTTTTCCTTTCATGTAGTCATGTTGATGGGGTCCTTAGTTTATGGCATAAGATACACTTTACCTGAGTATCTTTGCACCTTTCTTGTTGCCGGAGGAGTGTCCATGTTTGCCCTTCTTAAGGTAAACACATCTCTGCTGCATTTTCATTAACTTTTTGTTAACTATGGAAAACATAGTAAACCGTATTTGAATCCGGTTTCAGACTAGCTCAAAGACCATCAGCAAGCTAGCAAATCCAAATGCTCCTCTTGGTTACGGCCTCTGCTTCTTAAACCTCGCCTTCGACGGGTTCACAAACGCCACCCAGGACTCCATCACCGCAAGGTATCCGAAAACCAGCGCGTGGGACATAATGCTGGGGATGAACTTATGGGGAACCATATACAACATGGTCTACATGTTTGGCTTGCCGCACGGGAGCGGATTCGAAGCCGTGCAGTTCTGCAAGCAGCACCCCGAGGCGGCATGGGACATTCTCATGTACTGTCTGTGCGGCGCGGTGGGACAGAACTTCATCTTCTTGACGATAAGCAGATTCGGGTCTCTAGCTAACACGACCATAACAACGACGAGGAAGTTTGTGAGCATCGTGGTGTCTTCTGTTCTGAGCGGGAATCCGTTGTCGTCGAAACAGTGGGGATGTGTGTCGATGGTGTTTGGTGGGTTGTCTTACCAAATTTACTTGAAGTGGAGGAAGCTGCAGAGGACGCAGAAGAAGAAGAAGACTTGAAGCTGAATCTATAATTCTTGTTTTTGATCTGGGAAACATTTTACTTTTACCATATCAAGGTCCGAAACGTAGAGGAAAGAAAAGCTTAGCAAAATGTAGTACTAATGATATGTCAAGCCAAAGTCAAATCATTATTTCCACTCATATGTATATTGTCTTTTAGCAGGAAACTCCTCTCCTGCAAAAGCAATTAGTCTTTAAGATTAAATGTTTGATCACAAAGTCTTTTTAAGTATTCTATGAATGATAAGCTTACAATTTCAGAGAACTGTGGACTTGGGATGCCTTCTGGAGTTCTGTATCAGGCAATGGTGGTTGATCCTGAACTATACTTAGAGCTCGCTGGTGTATCATGGAGGTCAGGTTTGCCTAAACGACATCAAATGAAAAGGTTATACTATCAAAAACCTCAAGATGAATACAAACATTCTTGTGGTGATTGATGAAATCTATTTTCTCTCTTTTTTTTTTAAAGCGTGTATATTATATAATGAAAATGGGACATGTTATTTGTACCGGAGATACCACGCGGCTGGTTTGGATAGAAAGATCTCTTGTTACAAAGAGAGATTGAGAAGTGGAATTGTTGGTATTAAGAAAGATGATGCTGTTGCTCTCTTTCAATCCATGCTTCGGTCTCGTCCTCTTCCTACGGTCATAGATTTCAGTAAACTGTTTACTGGCATTGCCAAAACAAAACAGTATGATCTGGTGTTATCTCTCTGCAAGCAAATGGAATCGAATGGGATTGCGCATGACATCTACACGCTGAGTATTGTCATCAATTGCTTCTGCCGGTGTCGTCGCAAACTCGGTTTTGCTTTTGCTGTGATGGGAAAGATGTTTAAACTTGGGTATAAGCCTGACACGGTCACATTCTCAACTTTGATAAACGGTTTATGTCTTGAGGGTAGAGTCTCTGAAGCTGTGGAGTTAGTTGATCGTATGGTGGAAATGGAGGTACTACCAAATCTCATCATACTCAGCACTATTGTTAATGGGCTTTGTCTCCAAGGTAAAGTGTCTGAAGCAATGGCTTTGATAGATCGAATGGTGGATAATGAGTGCCAACCCAATGCAGTTACTTATGGTCTGATTTTGAACAGAATGTGTAAGTCAGATAACACTGCCTTGGCCTTGGATCTGCTCAGAAAGATGGAACTTAGGAAGGTCAAGCTCGATGTTGTCACACACAGTATGATTATCGACGGTCTCTGCAAAGATGGGAACCTCGAAGATGC
Proteins encoded:
- the LOC106312815 gene encoding UDP-galactose/UDP-glucose transporter 3 → MESHGSGLRRVLLLSFCVAGIWAAYIYQGVLQETLSTKRFGEDEKRFEHLAFLNLAQNVVCLVWSFIMIKLWSNGGSGGAPWWTYWSAGITNTIGPAMGIEALKYISYPAQVLAKSSKMIPVMLMGSLVYGIRYTLPEYLCTFLVAGGVSMFALLKTSSKTISKLANPNAPLGYGLCFLNLAFDGFTNATQDSITARYPKTSAWDIMLGMNLWGTIYNMVYMFGLPHGSGFEAVQFCKQHPEAAWDILMYCLCGAVGQNFIFLTISRFGSLANTTITTTRKFVSIVVSSVLSGNPLSSKQWGCVSMVFGGLSYQIYLKWRKLQRTQKKKKT